The following is a genomic window from Episyrphus balteatus chromosome 1, idEpiBalt1.1, whole genome shotgun sequence.
attaacaaaaaatatctactttgacaaaaatgaatgaatgaattttaatgatttgatatttttattgatcaaaggaTTACACATTCACTCAAGCGTAAAGCCCTTTCAATTTTCGCAAATAGATTGTAAAAAATAgctaattaaattaataattaaaaaaattaaacatgttTACTAAGAAAaagcaataacaaaaaaaaagaaatattaataaaataaaattaactaaaaaacaattaattgttAATAAATTCTATGGATAAAATCCTAAAATGTTGAATAATGTTTAGCGAATAtagtttaaatcaaaaacaattagcaaaacaaaaataagtaaaacaaaaaacattcaatAAAGTAGAAAAGTAATCTGTTGTTGTAAGTAGTTGTAAAAGATGTGTACGTTTAATGCAGAGACGACAATCAAAAATCTATCggagttttatttctttttcaatgATCCTTAACCCAAGTCCCACTTACATTAATTATGTCTTCAGCAGTCGCATACAgaaataaatgcaaataaaacttAAGCATATAGACAAAAAGGTACTCAACTTTAAGCCTTTGCTCTtaaagattattattattagaagTGATGAGATAAGATAGTATGCTGAGCCGTATCTATCGAGTTggtacttacttttttttactataacaATCGTCTGCTTTCGTTTTTAATTCAACAGTGTGGTCTACTTTATAATGTATCGTGTTTCGATCTTGTTAACGGTCTTTGCAGTGTGCATCGCTAATGGCAATGTTTTGCCAGAATCAAGGATCAGTTTTCCAACTGGGGACATTATCAATGGCCAAGAAGCCGAACCTCATTCGGCACCATATATCGTTTCGCTGAAAACTAGCTCTCATTTTTGTGCTGGTTCGATTATAAGTGAAAATCTGGTTCTAACTGCAGCCCATTGtttggaaaacaaaaagttCGACGTAGTCGCTGGTCTTCATAATCGCCAAAACCAAACCGGTGCTGCTGTACGCAAAGCTCTTTTAAGCCAGTCGCGAAAACACTCTTTATATAATGGAGGCGTTGGTCCATATGATATTGGCCTCATTAAAATCGACCCACCATTTAAGTTCAACGCCACAGTGAATAAAATTCAACTCCCTCCTGCAGGTAAAAATCATTCTGGTGAGGGAACTCTATTTGGCTGGGGTAAAGTTAAGAGAGCATCATTGCCAAATAATTTACAAACTGTTGACACATTGATTATTGAGTATTCAGAATGTAAAAAGGATCTTCCATCTGGAGCTCCAATCCATCCAACAAACATTTGTTCGaactcaaataaaaacaatggcACAGGCATATCAGCTTGTAATGGTGGGCCACTTGTTCAATACGGCAAAGGAGGTAAGGCGCAATTGGTTGGTATTGTTTCGTGGGGGTATGTACCGTGTGGAGCCAAAAACCAACCATCAGTTTACACCCACACTTCGGCTCACATCGATTGGattaataaaaatgcaaatttgtAAACAATATTTAACAATGAATCAATTAAAGTTTTATGtcatcgaaaaagaaaatgtttcaaTTTTGTTCGATTTCCtttaggtattttattttaaaattgaaatttgacaCTATCATACAGCAACTTATTTAAGAACTGCACatagttaattattttattaattcacCTTAAATGGTATAAGCTAAGTACCTACATTTAATGAAATTATATCATTATATTGAACATGAGAATTGCTTTTTCATCGCTATCACAACCCAATTGGAATTTGCAAAATTAACGTTATGGTTATATTTAAAGAGATTTGGGAAACTggttagaaattttgttttctattgcGAGACATATTGTTTTCAAGACAAGACATATTGAATGCAAGACCTAGTAGTCGAAGAAGTAGAAGTTGGCCTTGTCGGCAGAAGCGTACGTTGAgatgccggggccccggggcaaccGAAGTGAGACATCacaagaaaggtctctttaagttcTATTTATAACAGTAAACCAAAAGGTTTTTGGAGGtttggttcctgagatatttcttatcaaatatttCTGTTCTGAGGTCATAATCAACAGGGTTATGCATTCagataaaaatattacaaatccatttttttttttggggttttcgaaaaaaatccaaggggtaccccttgccataaaaaattaatcttcAAAATTTCCACTAAATACATCGAGTGagacaacaaaataaatttctctTTAAGCTCTGTTCATAACTTGAAAATCAGATCTGGTTTCtgagttatattttatttgaatttatcgTCTAATCTAAACGGATTTATATGTTttacaaaacttaaatttgAAAAAGCATGTATAAATATGTTTCTATCTTATTAGATGTAATGACCTGAGCCATACAAGTACACTGGATACATGCATCCATTTTTTATCGcaaataaaattacaatataACAATTGTTGGTCTTTTCGTGTATGAATTGTAGAAAATGAACTTTCAATTcctatcaaaaatcaaaataatgtacTAACAATAAGCCAGGAATATATACAATCTTTTTATATGAAACTTGATCAAATTAAAGACCGTCTGTACTAtaaattaattgtaaaaaaataaataaaaataaataataaaatgagaAGTAGATATTCGAGTCAATAGGAAAAACCAATTCATTGTTATTAATCTATGGgtaataatatttaaatcttgacatttttattattgCCTAGcgcatgatttttattttaaaacaaaaatcataaatacgaaaaaattaataaatctgATGTCGTAGGCACGTTTACTGTTAGACCATAATCAAAATCTATCAGACTTTCATATCTAACTTTAACTTTTTCCTTCGAAGAACCTTAACACCAATCCCAATTATCGGATACATGCAAACAGAACTTGAGCATAGACCAAAGGTActcaaaatttaattctttgttctAATTGTTTAATAATATTCTGCGATAAGATAAGATAATATGCTGAGCCATGTATCGTAAGTTGCTACCAAAcatttactataaaaaccgtTAACATTCTAATTAATTTAACAGTTAAATCTATTCTATAATGTATCGCGTTTCAATTTTGTTAGTAGCCCTTGCCGTGGGCATCGCTAATGGCAAGGTTCTGCCAACCTCAAGAGTCAGTTTTCCAACTGGCGACATAATCAATGGAGAAGAAGCAGAACCACATTCGGCACCATATATTGTTTCGCTAAGAAGTTCCGGTTCTCATTTCTGCGCTGGTTCGATTATAGGCCCGGATCTCGTACTTACCGCAGGTCATTGTTTAATATACAACAAATTTGACGTCGCCGCTGGACTTCATGATCGCAAAAACCTAACTGGTGCTGCTGTCCGGCATGCTACCTTAAAACGTTCTCGTACACACTCTTTATTCAGCGGTGGAGTTGGTCCATATGATATTGGTCTCATCAAAATCGATCCACCATTTAAATTCAATTCTACAGTGAATAAACTTAAGCTACCGACGCAAGGTAAAAACCATTCGGGTGACGCAACACTTTTTGGTTGGGGAAAAGTTAATGAAGTTTCACTACCAAATAACTTACAAACTGTCGACACAATAATTATTGAGTATAAAGCATGCAAAAAGGCTTTACCATCTGGATCTCCAATTCACCCCACCAACATATGCTCaaactcaaacaaaaataataggcCAGGCATATCCGCTTGTAATGGAGACTCAGGTGGACCACTTGTTCAATATGACAAAAAAGGAAAGGCAGAATCAGTTGGAATTGTTTCATGGGGTTATGTGCCATGTGGACAAAATAACGATCCATCAGTATACACCCACACTTCAGAACACATCGATTGGAtcaagaaaaattcaaatttttaaaagaatgatTCAATAAATAAAGTGAATTGTATTAAATTCAAATCTTTTTTGAGCTCTCTTTGATTgtcttatttatattaaaaattcaattttactcATTAATTATTTAGTTATTGAATTGTTCACCGGCAGTCAAAGTTAGGAGGACTCAATTCAACTAAATTTTTAGGATGAGGATTTATAGTTTGATCAACTCAacatcattttaacaaaaacttaattcaacaactttttttccttAAGACTAAAGTCATAATTCATAACAagataaaaaaggaaaattttgcTTTGATTACTGGTTTTCAGTTAACggtttaatttcaatttaacctCAAGACACCAAAATTTGAACACTTTAGGACTTGGTGTTCTCCCcaatagttctttttttttctggaaaaaatgTCCTTAGTGTTCTATAATTTACTCTACAGGTCTAATAATGAGATATTTAGTTTCATGCACTTTTGAGCTTCCCCATACTATTTGGAGATGGATTTTTTGCTCTAACCATACAGCATACCCTGGGATATACTCATGTCTTTAAGGAGAAAAAACAAGCTAGTCGGTGTAGTGCAAAACGTTTTTTACCGTGCAGAAATAATTGCTATATTGCATTAAACGATAGCGGTGCATTTAGTTTGGGTAATCAGTAAACCATAATTTTTCTTCATGGTCCTtacaaaaaaagcattttactCATTTCGGAATCTGATTTTAAAGTCACTTCGTTGCTtgtgtttcagttttttttatcagaCGGTTTGTATACTTTCCTTTATTAACAGAATCTAGATTAAGGAGAAATTTCTGTACCGATAGTGATACAGTATGAACGAGGGCCGAAAATTAAgtaggataatttttttttggtcttggaaattaattaaaaatattttttaacaaattccaAGCAAATTCTCTGTGACCGACACGAAAAGCAcggttaaaacaattttcttggaCCTCATCACTagcaaactaaaataaaaatatcttttcatGTATCTTTATAGACAAggtataatataataaaattgaaaaatatagtttATATCACTTagcatctttttttatttattatttataataattaaccttaaaaaatatatacatcgtaataaaaaaatttgatctaAGTCGAAAAAAAAGGCCTTTTCTTgttcacattatttttgattaaaatcactactttaaaatttattttatctcAATCAAATTTAACTTAATTACATAATATCAAGCCCTTTCCACCAAATTATCGTAAGCgccaaataaaattataaaaaatggacagcatattattgtattttttcaacattaagaaCGAATTagatttaatctttttatgttATCAGCAATTGCTCAAGAAAATATTCATGACACAATCTccaaaaagtctaaaaaaatgaagaaataacGGTTTTTCTGTATGAAGAACCATGTTGCATTCGATAATTTGGCGGAAAGGGCTTGATATATTCAACGGGTGGTTGTAATTGTTGAAggatttaatataaattaagtcTACAATGAGTgcaagcaaaagtttttgatttttgtttaataaaattttataaaactattttaactgaattttatttttttaacaagttcTAAAtagactcaaaaatgttaaacaaaaaattttaaaaaaacgttatttaaaatttatgtaaaaagtttgaacactattaattttattgaaactataCTGATTACGTTCTAATTTGATTATAATCAATGATTGAAAAACAAACTAATTTTACATTATCTAGTAAAAtgttaatatgtatttttaaaaatatacatgGTGTAAAGTAAATAAAGTCTTGCGACGTTGTCTTTtggtttttacttaaaatctataaaaaatatttatataggtAGGCCTACGAGTATACgtggttttaatttaaaagttaaagGAGCTCCACGAAAACCATGCTAACACTTGCACCCAACGCAATTCCTACACTGAGAGCTGCCGCCATAATTGCAGAGGCCATTTCTTTTTCGTGTTGCATAAcggatctaaaaaaaataaagtttataaataaactGCTTataagaatataaacaaataatagtAATTAGTAATGTTTTGCAATCTCTTACcgtaatttctttttaaaaaaagttttaaaaatctaaaaataactattttatttaggtatatCAACTAGTTTGATTAAATTGTTAAATACTGAAAAACAACTAAACACTTAATTAAAATGCAAAGGACCTATTTTAtttatctcattttttttttagtagatacATAGTTAGTAACACCGTTAATTTTTTAGTGTTGGAATGAGGTGTTTTGGATGGCTTTTGGAAGCCATTTTTCCAATACGGCAGCACTTTTGGACAAACTGCGAAGTGGCAAAGttgaaattccgaaaaaaatattgaaaaattaaaacagtcaTTTTTCCTGCAAATGGAATGGCCTAAGCCATATGCGTTAAAAACAGTTTCTCACATCCGGTTCATCTTAATTAAATTCATTaagacaaaaattaacaaatcaatcgttaattttgtttttggcttaCAATCGAAGCTATTGCCTTTTTCGTAGGATTCTTACCAATGTCGTTTAGAAGCATTATAGTTGCATTTAAAATGTATCTGTAGTCAAACGTGAATAAGAGAAACCGAGCCGCTGTTTTTCATAGAATCATCAAGTTTGAGAGTTgccaatacaaaatatttattaatttttggagatAGGGAGAAGAATCTAAACTAAATATTAGTCCTTTTACATCTAATACCGAATTGCATACAAAAATTCATATCGAGAAGTGAACtttctttaaaacaattttaaaatctagtttcgaccgtttttttttcaaatacatactCTTATTTGCGATGGTTTATTACAAAGATTTAAGATAAGAAGATTTATTCTGCGAAGACAAAACAACCGCAGTGCTAACACATATCACAACCTAACTGagttaaaatttcgaaattctTAATTAAATTGCGGTCTGACCACAACATAAAATTAcagtaaaaatgtatgtattcaaccgaatgacaaaacaaaaatcaaaaaaactagtTAACTTACTTGGGAGCCATTACGAGAATAATGTTTGTGAGATATCCGTTACTTATTGCAAATATCACCATCATGCTAATAAATATCACATCGGAGTTGACCACAGTTGGAAGGAAGTAATGATGAGAATTTGACATCATAAACAGCGGGATAAAAATAACTCGCATAATCGTATACAAAAGCACTAAATGTGGATCATTTCGTGGCTGTAgggtttaaaagaaaattttagttaaCAATTGTATctctattaaataaaatttacctTTTCTAATAATCCAGCAAATATACGACCCAAATAGTCACCAgaattaaaacataaataatttgtAACTGGCATGAAATAAATATCTAAAAGATAACATagttagaattttgaaataaatatggttaaattttgtatataccATTCCATATGTGTTTTTTTCCAGCACCTTCAGACTGAACAAGCTCAGTAACAGCTGGATAAACTGACAGCGTCACTGCAAACACTGTACACAAACTAATGCTGTACATGTACACTTTGCcaaaaacttctttaaaatttgGCTTTAAAGCCAATCCAGATTTAGGTGTTGATGGGTCGCCTGCGTTCTTATTAATGTAGTACTTGAAGAACTTTTGGCGCTCCATTATCATATAAGTAACGATTGATagaaatacaataaaaatgCCAATGGAAAAGTACAAAAATGCAGTCGTCTTGGCTGATGCTCCAAAAGTTAATGCAAGAATAAATGCTAGTGCAGTGAAAATGCCTCCTAATGCTTGTCCACTCACTACAGCTGTCATATATTCAGATGGAAAAATACCAGCCATACCGAAAAGTCCTCCAGACATCACAGCTGATGAGACTAGAAAATATTAACAGATGATCAGAattttgtagatattttttaaagtggGAATAACATAATACAGTTTAGTAACTATTTAGAGTTCTTTATATTATGAAACATACATTTTTCAGAAGATTACTACCAATCATTATTGGAAACCTTCAATTATACATAATGTAGTTACTTTGGACCCGTCCTAATAAGCATAagacttttttaaatgcagaaTTTACAATTTTCGTGATTTAAATATTTGTCTGGTGCACAGATGCAACTCAATTTTTCGCATCAACTTGTAGTGGTCAATTGTTTCCTAGAATTAACGCACATGCTAATGTACAAATGATGTGAGAGtatacttaaatttaaaaaatacatagataGTAAGAGTTTATACCTGTGACACACTTTTGGTATCGACGCTATGCTAATTTGCCATCCATTTTCAGGTTTACCCCAAAGGTTTCCATATGGTATGCAAAGATTTAAACGTGGTATGGGACTTGGTATTACCATGGTTTTTCCTGACCTGAAGCATGCGAAACAAATTCGAATACCACGTAATTGATGCCACAACGTGTCATAGGTCAAATTATGGTGCTTTATATGGTTTATATTCGTGAGTCAATAAATTAATTGGATTGGAACCTTGTGAATTCTTGATAGACCCAAGGTTCCCAATTAAGCGGCCTTTAGAACCATTTGAAAAAAtctaaagttttttatttagaaactttggaaaactaaaaaaaattgaatcagttaaaaaaataatttaatgttgAGTTCAGTGCAGCAGTTTGTACctccccatttttttttttcatacaatagAAACTTGATGGAAAATGAAAGCTCTGTTttcgcattttcaaaatttatcttgTGTGctaaatcttgaattttagtttttgtacaaaaaattaaaaacgttacaAGGTcgattccatggtaactcacgtcaCGTTACATTCagacaaatttcaaataaaaatatagatttttttttgtcaattttaaaattgattcgAAAATAGTTTAACTATTACTTTTATAATtgagtaaaacattttttgtttttatttaagttgGTAACTCACGTTATAAAAACCGAAAGTACGaagtttttctgtgaaattttgaatcttaatttgataaataatgaagattccatacataaaaaattaaagttagtGACAAAACCAAGTTCAAtgtttcgaggaaaaatttgaaaatatttagataactcacgttacattaatttggtaactcatgttatcTGCGAATTATTGTtgcaagaattaaaaaaataagtgcatttttattgaattaatttttaaatcgaatattgtgtaacgaagcttgattaaatgttaatttattttagcaatCAGAAGGGGAtattgattcattttttttttctatgggttCTTTTTTTCGTTACATTCATGTGAATTTCTTATGTagttggcaagcttatgctttaaaaatgcttttagaCTGTTTCGTCAgtccaaaggaaaaactcactaacttCATACGATTTCAATACCAgttagtgatttttttccctTGAACCCACTATTTATACTCCCTGAATTTAGTTTCTAGTCATAAGGGTATATAATAAAGAATactttcttgcaacttgcacaAAGAGTTTCCATTCGCAACTAGTgatttgctattaaaaaaaagtaaaaaagcctgcataattttttcacatttcgGGTTCTGTTTTTCATAGAATTACCCACAACTCAAAGCCCCAAATACCAAACCACGCACAAGGACAATGCtcgaaatattaaatttcatatGAAAAAGTGATTCTAGCTTTGCACAAAAGACAAATTTGTGAGCTTCAAATTACTCactattaaaatgttttaaatgacCTATTTAAACTCCTCGACTTTTCAGTCAGTCAAGTGGAAATCATGCTTTTTCTGCTGATGCATTCGCAATTAACACCTGCTTGTTTCGTgataaacgcatttttttacAGATCTTAAAAACATTTAAGTAGTTTTGAATTAAAACGTGAAAATGTTTTCGGAATCTTATATATATTTAATCGATAAATAGGAAGGTTTAAGTAACTATTGATTAAAACTAGGCACTTTAGTTTATTTGAATGATCGATcaatttagttcaaatcacTGAACTAGTTCAATTTAGTTTAATAAGTCCATtctactaaaaattaaaaaaaagaacttgttTAAACTGTAcccaaatttaagaaaaattgaagcattctacataataaaacaaacaccaagataacaaaaataaatatttactgTAATTTACTTTTTTGGAGTTCACAGTTCAGTTAGTAATGTTGCTTTACATATTTTAGGAGAAACTTGTTTGTGCTCAGAAATCAAAGTAGTGGTACTTGAAAAAGAAACGCTGGTACTGGACCAAGCGATATTCAATTGGCACGTTCAAACATATCGGATAgtctatctgggatacccgtatctggaatatctctttGAACTAAAAGCTATCAAGATAGCTTACCAAAGCagctacaaaaaaatatgtaaatattgaaaagaggaaATTGTTTACTTTGatcaaattccttttttttattgttacatagtacttgcacaatcgatttaactttaaattattttattttcaagctgaataatcgcgcgaatagaaatcaaaatacaaaatagccaaatgtttatcagctgatcactctgATACCTGGGACCTATTTATTGACAAgctacatcaactacatcagctacatcaaCGACTTTAAACTTCAAAATCTCCGTCCCATCGGGCCTCACGGATAaaatttaatgtcgttttctattgacttttgagatttttgtgtaaaattctcagattttccactgcaaatagaatatgaaatctagttttgtaattgtgtgcgaaatctgtgcgtataaaaaaaataaaacaacaacaaatgttcagacaaatgtcaaacagaggagtgtgtgtgaaagtgcgtgtgtttgtatgcgtgaatcttgataaaaatccagaatcagattcttgaatctcagattcatttttttgtcatttttttgaatctcaggacgcaaatagatcatgaaatctgagatttgtccactatttcccctcttcaccccccctttcagctgtcaaattcacaaatctcattctgagattcgtcaatagaaaacgacataagtatttttgaattattccgaccacaaaaaatatttcccatATTAAAAAGAGATTTACTATTGGTTTTTAGGGTTGTCGATGTAGTACATGTAGTTGATGTAGTTATTGTAGCTTGTCGAGAAACAGAACCCTGAGGTATACCAAAAATTCTCGGATActttcagattattttttgacagaaaatggttcgtttttttttgctaatttttaacattgtttacaacatcAAAAAgatatccgatagctttatgctatatgtttgaacgtgcccaattttcaacaaaataatttttacaaatactgAAGTGATCtcactgaaaatattaacaaataattctttttttacactcacttgaactatttttattatcctagaaaaata
Proteins encoded in this region:
- the LOC129907159 gene encoding lectizyme-like: MYRVSILLVALAVGIANGKVLPTSRVSFPTGDIINGEEAEPHSAPYIVSLRSSGSHFCAGSIIGPDLVLTAGHCLIYNKFDVAAGLHDRKNLTGAAVRHATLKRSRTHSLFSGGVGPYDIGLIKIDPPFKFNSTVNKLKLPTQGKNHSGDATLFGWGKVNEVSLPNNLQTVDTIIIEYKACKKALPSGSPIHPTNICSNSNKNNRPGISACNGDSGGPLVQYDKKGKAESVGIVSWGYVPCGQNNDPSVYTHTSEHIDWIKKNSNF
- the LOC129907724 gene encoding lectizyme-like, encoding MYRVSILLTVFAVCIANGNVLPESRISFPTGDIINGQEAEPHSAPYIVSLKTSSHFCAGSIISENLVLTAAHCLENKKFDVVAGLHNRQNQTGAAVRKALLSQSRKHSLYNGGVGPYDIGLIKIDPPFKFNATVNKIQLPPAGKNHSGEGTLFGWGKVKRASLPNNLQTVDTLIIEYSECKKDLPSGAPIHPTNICSNSNKNNGTGISACNGGPLVQYGKGGKAQLVGIVSWGYVPCGAKNQPSVYTHTSAHIDWINKNANL
- the LOC129905647 gene encoding equilibrative nucleoside transporter 1; protein product: MPSRNDDNQILVHNEEIQDDILDNRFGGEQVVDGDGGEFYDSVVLPTTTQHLVQPNDQFNFTYLVFYLLGAATMAPWNFFITAEDYWLFKFRNTTYNGTDPDPPLTPMQKNFTCDLTLTASLAGMTFLFLNAVYGHYVSLRLKMLGTMIVIFLVFIMTTAFVEVDTDTWQSQFFMMTMGMVVVINISSAVMSGGLFGMAGIFPSEYMTAVVSGQALGGIFTALAFILALTFGASAKTTAFLYFSIGIFIVFLSIVTYMIMERQKFFKYYINKNAGDPSTPKSGLALKPNFKEVFGKVYMYSISLCTVFAVTLSVYPAVTELVQSEGAGKKHIWNDIYFMPVTNYLCFNSGDYLGRIFAGLLEKPRNDPHLVLLYTIMRVIFIPLFMMSNSHHYFLPTVVNSDVIFISMMVIFAISNGYLTNIILVMAPKSVMQHEKEMASAIMAAALSVGIALGASVSMVFVELL